One part of the Phragmites australis chromosome 3, lpPhrAust1.1, whole genome shotgun sequence genome encodes these proteins:
- the LOC133911199 gene encoding putrescine hydroxycinnamoyltransferase 3-like, with translation MHIAQRRGEARWCNDSMKVKIESSKIVKPVYDVGIAPSTAKSVPLNVFDRVTYDTHIAVIYAFRPPNPPNAALEQGLARALAVYRECAGQLGDGPDGRPAVLLNDRGARFVEANVDVPLDGSMPFKPAPELLRLHPSIDGLVEELVQVQLTRFSCGSLVVGFTSHHHVADGQATSNFLVAWGLASRQLPTMGPLPVCDRATRFPPRDKPLVEFPHRGTEYYLPAKKRGEDEGDEELGGVAHDKIKVHKVHFSKEFVTRLKARASSGLPLQQRRGYSTFESVVGHLWRTVTAARGLGAGETTKLRISVNGRTRMRPPVPRDYFGNMVLWAFPRSDAGELVSRTVQHAADLIHRAVARVDDAYFRSFIDFASSGAVEAEGLAPTADESQVVLCPDLEMDSWLGINFYDLDFGGGSPFYFMPSYLPMEGTLFLVPSFLGDGSIEAYVSLFEGHLEEFKKTCYNIA, from the coding sequence ATGCACATAGCTCAACGACGAGGAGAGGCACGCTGGTGTAACGACAGCATGAAGGTTAAGATCGAGAGCTCCAAGATCGTGAAACCGGTGTACGACGTCGGCATTGCGCCGAGCACCGCCAAGAGTGTGCCGCTCAACGTGTTCGACAGGGTCACCTACGACACGCACATTGCCGTCATCTATGCGTTCCGGCCGCCCAACCCGCCCAACGCCGCGCTGGAGCAGGGGCTGGCCAGGGCGCTTGCCGTGTACAGGGAGTGTGCGGGGCAGCTCGGCGACGGGCCAGACGGGAGGCCGGCCGTGCTGCTCAACGACAGGGGCGCGCGGTTCGTGGAGGCCAACGTGGACGTGCCGCTGGACGGGTCCATGCCGTTCAAGCCGGCGCCGGAGCTGCTGCGGCTGCACCCGAGCATCGACGGCCTCGTGGAGGAGCTGGTGCAGGTGCAGCTGACGCGGTTCTCGTGCGGATCGCTAGTGGTCGGGTTCACGTCGCACCACCACGTCGCCGACGGGCAGGCCACGAGCAACTTCCTCGTGGCGTGGGGTCTAGCATCGCGGCAGCTACCCACCATGGGGCCGCTCCCCGTCTGCGACCGCGCCACTCGGTTCCCACCGCGGGACAAGCCGCTCGTCGAGTTCCCGCACCGCGGGACGGAGTACTACCTGCCCGCCAAGAAGCGCGGCGAGGACGAGGGCGACGAGGAGCTCGGCGGCGTGGCGCACGACAAGATCAAGGTCCACAAGGTGCACTTCAGCAAGGAGTTTGTGACGCGTCTCAAGGCACGCGCGTCGTCGGGCCTCCCGCTGCAGCAGCGGCGTGGGTACAGCACCTTTGAAAGTGTGGTGGGCCACCTCTGGCGCACGGTCACAGCGGCGCGTGGGCTGGGCGCCGGCGAGACTACCAAGCTCCGCATCTCCGTGAACGGGCGGACGCGCATGCGCCCCCCCGTGCCTCGCGACTACTTCGGCAACATGGTCCTCTGGGCGTTCCCGCGATCCGACGCCGGTGAACTCGTCTCCCGCACCGTCCAGCACGCCGCCGACCTGATCCACCGCGCCGTGGCGCGCGTGGATGACGCCTACTTCCGTTCCTTCATCGACTTCGCGTCCTCGGGCGCCGTGGAAGCCGAGGGGCTGGCGCCCACCGCCGACGAGTCGCAGGTGGTGCTGTGCCCGGACCTGGAGATGGACAGCTGGCTGGGGATCAACTTCTATGACCTGGACTTCGGCGGCGGGTCCCCGTTCTACTTCATGCCGTCGTACCTGCCCATGGAGGGCACCCTATTCCTCGTGCCCTCCTTCCTCGGCGACGGTAGCATCGAGGCCTACGTTTCCCTCTTCGAGGGCCACCTCGAGGAGTTCAAGAAGACATGTTACAATATCGCCTAG